From one Lotus japonicus ecotype B-129 chromosome 3, LjGifu_v1.2 genomic stretch:
- the LOC130746246 gene encoding uncharacterized protein LOC130746246 isoform X2, producing MEEHEGWAQPSNGLLPNGLLPNEAASVMKVLDSERWLRAEERTAELIACIQPNAPSEERRNAVADYVQRLIMKCFPCQVFTFGSVPLKTYLPDGDIDLTAFSKNQNMKDSWAHQVRDMLESEEKNEHAEFHVKEVQYIQAEVKIIKCLVENIVVDISFNQLGGLCTLCFLEEVDNLINQNHLFKRSIILIKAWCYYESRILGAHHGLISTYALETLVLYIFHVFNNSFAGPLEVLYRFLEFFSKFDWDNFCVSLWGPVPINSLPDVSAEPPRKDGGDLLLSKLFLDACSSVYAVFPGGQENQGQPFVSKFFNVIDPLRVNNNLGRSVSKGNFFRIRSAFAFGAKKLARLLDCPEEDLHFEVNQFFLNTWDRHGSGQRPDVPSNDLCRTRLSSHDQLQRSDNLRNNDHKIDNTSNREFHIEGEHVSHSGLSQHSNISSGNSSKSTVLRTLSQRSYGIQNNSKNIDQVQRETSSNQGAHGDKGQRNVKSINSVSGVPGRFLFARTRSSPELTDSYGEVSSQGRRIKATESSKGQNSFVKLENSRRKNFEPDAAVRIDDFSARHISSHQVLGNAVHSNGTHDESGSGVTGEEFAPIAGPSGMQMMHQEEQDLLNMMTSPIPQGYSGQAHVPMNFAPGHLPFPFPPSVLASMGYAQRNMGNIPFIEAPWGANMQFPPGLVPSPLTPYFPGMGLTQSPQDLSETGNENFSSVEMNITEADNDFWHEQERGSASGVEVDNGTFEMLPDDKQQSTSSSHNFSQSSRVGSSSSSGRFQQKFSKENRGSTREEHIDNFHYQDGQRNEVYFDDRVANSELPSVPHSSSFRSKSSSESSWDGSSAKSSKSTRDRRGRKTTPPVASAVNGKGKNASEISTNRIDDENREWTSVSTMASDMSERSTGPSAGTSMHVPRHQTSGFEAAQTSGPDSPLTIAPVLLGPGSRHRAIGNSGVVPYAFYPTGPPVPFVTMVPFYNFPTESSDTSTSNFSLEEGADNSGSGPNFDSSEGYDRSEVSSPSNSMTRAAIESSEHKADILNSDFVSHWQNLQFGRFCQTSRHPPSMMYPSPVMVPPAYLQGRYPLDGPGRPDMNLFAQLMSYGPRVVPAAPLQSVSTRPTNMYQRFADDMPRYRSGTGTYLPNPASARDRHPTNNRRANYNYDRNDHHSDREGNWNMNPKLRATGRGHNRNQAEKLNSKPERLTSESRGERPWNAHRHDSFISHQNGPVRAGSSQNNPANAAYGMYSIPGMNPGGVSSSGQPMPSVVMLYPYDHSGGYSPSAEQLEFGSLGPMGFPGVNELAHPNEGSHSGEALEDQRFHGASAQRASPDQPSSPHISRGP from the exons ATGGAGGAGCATGAGGGGTGGGCACAGCCATCAAATGGGCTATTGCCAAATGGCTTGTTGCCCAATGAAGCCGCCTCTGTGATGAAGGTGCTTGACTCGGAGCGATGGTTGAGGGCTGAGGAAAGGACTGCAGAACTCATTGCTTGCATTCAGCCTAATGCACCCTCCGAGGAGCGCCGTAATGCAGTTGCTGACTATGTCCAGAGGCTGATCATGAAGTGCTTCCCTTGCCAG GTGTTCACCTTTGGCTCGGTTCCCCTCAAAACTTATTTACCTGATGGAGATATTGACTTAACAGCATTCAGTAAGAATCAAAATATGAAGGATTCATGGGCACATCAGGTTCGTGACATGCTGGAGAGTGAGGAGAAGAATGAGCATGCAGAGTTTCATGTCAAGGAGGTTCAGTACATCCAGGCTGAA GTGAAGATTATAAAGTGTCTTGTTGAGAATATTGTAGTAGACATTTCATTTAACCAGCTTGGAGGGTTGTGCACCCTTTGTTTTCTCGAGGAG GTTGATAATCTGATTAACCAAAATCATTTATTCAAGCGTAGCATTATACTGATTAAAGCCTGGTGTTACTACGAGAGCCGTATACTTGGTGCTCACCATGGTCTTATCTCGACTTACGCATTAGAAACCTTGGTTCTTTACATATTTCATGTTTTCAACAATTCCTTTGCTGGACCACTTGAG GTATTGTATCGATTCTTGGAGTTTTTTAGTAAGTTTGACTGGGATAATTTCTGTGTTAGTCTATGGGGTCCAGTACCCATTAATTCACTCCCAGATGTGTCAG CTGAACCTCCTCGAAAAGATGGTGGAGATTTACTACTCAGCAAGTTATTTCTTGATGCTTGCAGCTCAGTTTATGCTGTTTTCCCTGGTGGCCAAGAAAATCAGGGGCAACCGTTTGTTTCTAAGTTTTTCAATGTTATTGATCCTTTGCGTGTCAACAATAACCTTGGCCGTAGTGTCAGCAAAG GCAATTTCTTTAGGATCCGCAGTGCCTTCGCATTTGGGGCTAAGAAGCTGGCCAGATTACTTGATTGTCCAGAGGAGGATTTGCATTTTGAAGTCAATCAATTCTTTTTGAATACTTGGGACAGACATGGAAGTGGACAACGACCTGATGTTCCAAGCAATGACTTATGCCGTACAAGATTATCTAGTCATGACCAATTACAGAGATCTGATAATCTCAGGAACAATGATCATAAAATTGATAATACCTCCAATCGTGAATTTCATATTGAAGGGGAACATGTTTCACATAGCGGTCTATCCCAGCACAGTAATATATCATCTGGAAATTCATCTAAAAGTACAGTGTTACGTACTCTGAGTCAAAGGAGTTACGGAATCCAAAATAATTCAAAGAACATTGATCAAGTCCAAAGGGAAACTAGTTCTAATCAAGGTGCACATGGTGATAAAGGTCAGAGAAATGTTAAATCCATTAACTCAGTAAGTGGTGTTCCAGGAAGATTCCTATTTGCCAGGACACGTTCTAGCCCTGAGCTGACTGactcatatggtgaagtttcTTCCCAAGGAAGGCGTATAAAAGCAACAGAAAGTAGTAAAGGCCAGAATTCCTTTGTAAAGTTAGAAAATAGTCGTAGGAAAAACTTTGAACCTGATGCAGCTGTAAGAATTGATGACTTTTCTGCTAGGCACATCTCATCTCAtcaagttcttggtaatgctgTTCATTCAAATGGTACTCATGATGAATCAGGCTCAGGTGTCACAGGTGAAGAGTTTGCACCGATTGCAGGGCCCAGTGGAATGCAGATGATGCATCAGGAGGAGCAAGACCTTTTGAATATGATGACTTCTCCTATTCCTCAAGGTTACAGTGGTCAGGCTCATGTTCCAATGAATTTTGCTCCTGGTCACCTACCATTCCCCTTTCCACCTTCTGTTCTTGCATCTATGGGATATGCTCAGAGAAATATGGGTAACATTCCCTTTATTGAGGCTCCTTGGGGTGCAAACATGCAATTTCCTCCAGGTTTAGTTCCTTCACCATTGACTCCATATTTCCCTGGCATGGGGTTGACACAAAGTCCTCAAGATTTATCTGAAACGGGCAATGAGAATTTTAGTTCAGTTGAAATGAACATAACAGAAGCTGATAATGATTTCTGGCATGAGCAGGAAAGAGGTTCTGCTAGTGGGGTCGAAGTTGATAATGGAACTTTTGAAATGCTTCCAGATGATAAGCAACAGTCAACTTCAAGTAGTCATAACTTTTCCCAATCTTCTCGGGTTGGCAGCTCTAGTAGTTCTGGCAGATTTCAGCAGAAGTTTAGTAAAGAAAACCGAGGATCAACAAGAGAAGAGCATATTGATAATTTTCATTATCAAGATGGCCAAAGAAATGAGGTTTATTTTGACGATAGAGTAGCTAATTCTGAGTTACCCAGTGTACCTCATTCAAGCTCCTTCAGAAGTAAGAGCTCTTCCGAAAGTTCTTGGGATGGATCATCGGCCAAATCCTCAAAATCAACAAGGGATAGAAGGGGAAGAAAAACTACACCCCCAGTGGCATCTGCTGTTAACGGGAAGGGTAAGAATGCCTCAGAAATTTCAACTAACCGAATAGATGATGAAAACAGAGAGTGGACTTCTGTCTCGACCATGGCATCTGATATGTCAGAAAGAAGCACTGGGCCCTCGGCTGGTACTTCCATGCATGTTCCAAGGCATCAAACATCTGGTTTTGAAGCTGCTCAGACAAGTGGGCCAGATTCACCACTAACCATAGCTCCTGTGCTTTTAGGTCCTGGTTCTCGCCACAGAGCAATTGGTAATTCTGGAGTTGTTCCATATGCATTCTATCCTACAGGGCCACCAGTACCTTTTGTTACGATGGTTCCTTTTTATAACTTTCCAACTGAGTCTTCTGACACATCAACTAGCAACTTCAGTCTGGAAGAAGGGGCAGATAATAGTGGTTCAGGTCCGAATTTTGATTCATCCGAGGGATATGACCGGTCTGAGGTGTCAAGCCCTTCCAATTCTATGACACGAGCAGCTATTGAGTCATCAGAGCACAAGGCTGACATTCTTAATAGTGACTTTGTTAGCCACTGGCAAAATTTGCAATTTGGGCGATTCTGTCAAACCTCACGTCATCCACCTTCAATGATGTATCCTTCACCTGTTATGGTACCTCCTGCTTATTTGCAGGGTCGTTATCCTTTGGATGGTCCGGGAAGACCTGACATGAATCTTTTTGCCCAGCTTATGAGCTATGGGCCACGAGTAGTTCCTGCGGCTCCTCTCCAGTCAGTTTCGACTAGACCTACAAATATGTACCAACGGTTTGCTGATGATATGCCTCGGTATCGAAGTGGGACTGGAACCTACCTGCCAAATCCT GCTTCTGCTCGGGATCGACATCCCACAAATAACAGAAGGGCAAATTACAACTATGACAGAAATGACCATCACAGTGATAGAGAAGGAAATTGGAACATGAACCCAAAGTTGCGAGCAACTGGGCGTGGCCATAATCGAAACCAAGCTGAGAAGCTCAACTCAAAGCCAGAGAGGTTGACTAGTGAGAGCCGTGGTGAGAGACCATGGAATGCACATAGACATGACTCCTTCATTTCTCACCAGAATGGTCCAGTCCGAGCAGGTTCCTCACAGAACAACCCTGCCAATGCAGCTTACGGAATGTACTCTATACCAGGCATGAACCCTGGTGGTGTCTCATCAAGCGGACAACCAATGCCATCTGTTGTGATGTTGTACCCTTATGATCATAGCGGTGGCTACAGCCCATCAGCAGAGCAGCTTGAGTTTGGGTCTCTGGGACCAATGGGCTTCCCAGGTGTCAATGAACTTGCACACCCAAATGAGGGAAGTCATTCTGGTGAAGCACTTGAAGATCAAAGGTTTCATGGTGCCTCTGCTCAAAGAGCCTCACCAGATCAACCATCTTCTCCACATATCTCTAG GGGCCCCTGA
- the LOC130746246 gene encoding uncharacterized protein LOC130746246 isoform X1 — protein MEEHEGWAQPSNGLLPNGLLPNEAASVMKVLDSERWLRAEERTAELIACIQPNAPSEERRNAVADYVQRLIMKCFPCQVFTFGSVPLKTYLPDGDIDLTAFSKNQNMKDSWAHQVRDMLESEEKNEHAEFHVKEVQYIQAEVKIIKCLVENIVVDISFNQLGGLCTLCFLEEVDNLINQNHLFKRSIILIKAWCYYESRILGAHHGLISTYALETLVLYIFHVFNNSFAGPLEVLYRFLEFFSKFDWDNFCVSLWGPVPINSLPDVSAEPPRKDGGDLLLSKLFLDACSSVYAVFPGGQENQGQPFVSKFFNVIDPLRVNNNLGRSVSKGNFFRIRSAFAFGAKKLARLLDCPEEDLHFEVNQFFLNTWDRHGSGQRPDVPSNDLCRTRLSSHDQLQRSDNLRNNDHKIDNTSNREFHIEGEHVSHSGLSQHSNISSGNSSKSTVLRTLSQRSYGIQNNSKNIDQVQRETSSNQGAHGDKGQRNVKSINSVSGVPGRFLFARTRSSPELTDSYGEVSSQGRRIKATESSKGQNSFVKLENSRRKNFEPDAAVRIDDFSARHISSHQVLGNAVHSNGTHDESGSGVTGEEFAPIAGPSGMQMMHQEEQDLLNMMTSPIPQGYSGQAHVPMNFAPGHLPFPFPPSVLASMGYAQRNMGNIPFIEAPWGANMQFPPGLVPSPLTPYFPGMGLTQSPQDLSETGNENFSSVEMNITEADNDFWHEQERGSASGVEVDNGTFEMLPDDKQQSTSSSHNFSQSSRVGSSSSSGRFQQKFSKENRGSTREEHIDNFHYQDGQRNEVYFDDRVANSELPSVPHSSSFRSKSSSESSWDGSSAKSSKSTRDRRGRKTTPPVASAVNGKGKNASEISTNRIDDENREWTSVSTMASDMSERSTGPSAGTSMHVPRHQTSGFEAAQTSGPDSPLTIAPVLLGPGSRHRAIGNSGVVPYAFYPTGPPVPFVTMVPFYNFPTESSDTSTSNFSLEEGADNSGSGPNFDSSEGYDRSEVSSPSNSMTRAAIESSEHKADILNSDFVSHWQNLQFGRFCQTSRHPPSMMYPSPVMVPPAYLQGRYPLDGPGRPDMNLFAQLMSYGPRVVPAAPLQSVSTRPTNMYQRFADDMPRYRSGTGTYLPNPKASARDRHPTNNRRANYNYDRNDHHSDREGNWNMNPKLRATGRGHNRNQAEKLNSKPERLTSESRGERPWNAHRHDSFISHQNGPVRAGSSQNNPANAAYGMYSIPGMNPGGVSSSGQPMPSVVMLYPYDHSGGYSPSAEQLEFGSLGPMGFPGVNELAHPNEGSHSGEALEDQRFHGASAQRASPDQPSSPHISRGP, from the exons ATGGAGGAGCATGAGGGGTGGGCACAGCCATCAAATGGGCTATTGCCAAATGGCTTGTTGCCCAATGAAGCCGCCTCTGTGATGAAGGTGCTTGACTCGGAGCGATGGTTGAGGGCTGAGGAAAGGACTGCAGAACTCATTGCTTGCATTCAGCCTAATGCACCCTCCGAGGAGCGCCGTAATGCAGTTGCTGACTATGTCCAGAGGCTGATCATGAAGTGCTTCCCTTGCCAG GTGTTCACCTTTGGCTCGGTTCCCCTCAAAACTTATTTACCTGATGGAGATATTGACTTAACAGCATTCAGTAAGAATCAAAATATGAAGGATTCATGGGCACATCAGGTTCGTGACATGCTGGAGAGTGAGGAGAAGAATGAGCATGCAGAGTTTCATGTCAAGGAGGTTCAGTACATCCAGGCTGAA GTGAAGATTATAAAGTGTCTTGTTGAGAATATTGTAGTAGACATTTCATTTAACCAGCTTGGAGGGTTGTGCACCCTTTGTTTTCTCGAGGAG GTTGATAATCTGATTAACCAAAATCATTTATTCAAGCGTAGCATTATACTGATTAAAGCCTGGTGTTACTACGAGAGCCGTATACTTGGTGCTCACCATGGTCTTATCTCGACTTACGCATTAGAAACCTTGGTTCTTTACATATTTCATGTTTTCAACAATTCCTTTGCTGGACCACTTGAG GTATTGTATCGATTCTTGGAGTTTTTTAGTAAGTTTGACTGGGATAATTTCTGTGTTAGTCTATGGGGTCCAGTACCCATTAATTCACTCCCAGATGTGTCAG CTGAACCTCCTCGAAAAGATGGTGGAGATTTACTACTCAGCAAGTTATTTCTTGATGCTTGCAGCTCAGTTTATGCTGTTTTCCCTGGTGGCCAAGAAAATCAGGGGCAACCGTTTGTTTCTAAGTTTTTCAATGTTATTGATCCTTTGCGTGTCAACAATAACCTTGGCCGTAGTGTCAGCAAAG GCAATTTCTTTAGGATCCGCAGTGCCTTCGCATTTGGGGCTAAGAAGCTGGCCAGATTACTTGATTGTCCAGAGGAGGATTTGCATTTTGAAGTCAATCAATTCTTTTTGAATACTTGGGACAGACATGGAAGTGGACAACGACCTGATGTTCCAAGCAATGACTTATGCCGTACAAGATTATCTAGTCATGACCAATTACAGAGATCTGATAATCTCAGGAACAATGATCATAAAATTGATAATACCTCCAATCGTGAATTTCATATTGAAGGGGAACATGTTTCACATAGCGGTCTATCCCAGCACAGTAATATATCATCTGGAAATTCATCTAAAAGTACAGTGTTACGTACTCTGAGTCAAAGGAGTTACGGAATCCAAAATAATTCAAAGAACATTGATCAAGTCCAAAGGGAAACTAGTTCTAATCAAGGTGCACATGGTGATAAAGGTCAGAGAAATGTTAAATCCATTAACTCAGTAAGTGGTGTTCCAGGAAGATTCCTATTTGCCAGGACACGTTCTAGCCCTGAGCTGACTGactcatatggtgaagtttcTTCCCAAGGAAGGCGTATAAAAGCAACAGAAAGTAGTAAAGGCCAGAATTCCTTTGTAAAGTTAGAAAATAGTCGTAGGAAAAACTTTGAACCTGATGCAGCTGTAAGAATTGATGACTTTTCTGCTAGGCACATCTCATCTCAtcaagttcttggtaatgctgTTCATTCAAATGGTACTCATGATGAATCAGGCTCAGGTGTCACAGGTGAAGAGTTTGCACCGATTGCAGGGCCCAGTGGAATGCAGATGATGCATCAGGAGGAGCAAGACCTTTTGAATATGATGACTTCTCCTATTCCTCAAGGTTACAGTGGTCAGGCTCATGTTCCAATGAATTTTGCTCCTGGTCACCTACCATTCCCCTTTCCACCTTCTGTTCTTGCATCTATGGGATATGCTCAGAGAAATATGGGTAACATTCCCTTTATTGAGGCTCCTTGGGGTGCAAACATGCAATTTCCTCCAGGTTTAGTTCCTTCACCATTGACTCCATATTTCCCTGGCATGGGGTTGACACAAAGTCCTCAAGATTTATCTGAAACGGGCAATGAGAATTTTAGTTCAGTTGAAATGAACATAACAGAAGCTGATAATGATTTCTGGCATGAGCAGGAAAGAGGTTCTGCTAGTGGGGTCGAAGTTGATAATGGAACTTTTGAAATGCTTCCAGATGATAAGCAACAGTCAACTTCAAGTAGTCATAACTTTTCCCAATCTTCTCGGGTTGGCAGCTCTAGTAGTTCTGGCAGATTTCAGCAGAAGTTTAGTAAAGAAAACCGAGGATCAACAAGAGAAGAGCATATTGATAATTTTCATTATCAAGATGGCCAAAGAAATGAGGTTTATTTTGACGATAGAGTAGCTAATTCTGAGTTACCCAGTGTACCTCATTCAAGCTCCTTCAGAAGTAAGAGCTCTTCCGAAAGTTCTTGGGATGGATCATCGGCCAAATCCTCAAAATCAACAAGGGATAGAAGGGGAAGAAAAACTACACCCCCAGTGGCATCTGCTGTTAACGGGAAGGGTAAGAATGCCTCAGAAATTTCAACTAACCGAATAGATGATGAAAACAGAGAGTGGACTTCTGTCTCGACCATGGCATCTGATATGTCAGAAAGAAGCACTGGGCCCTCGGCTGGTACTTCCATGCATGTTCCAAGGCATCAAACATCTGGTTTTGAAGCTGCTCAGACAAGTGGGCCAGATTCACCACTAACCATAGCTCCTGTGCTTTTAGGTCCTGGTTCTCGCCACAGAGCAATTGGTAATTCTGGAGTTGTTCCATATGCATTCTATCCTACAGGGCCACCAGTACCTTTTGTTACGATGGTTCCTTTTTATAACTTTCCAACTGAGTCTTCTGACACATCAACTAGCAACTTCAGTCTGGAAGAAGGGGCAGATAATAGTGGTTCAGGTCCGAATTTTGATTCATCCGAGGGATATGACCGGTCTGAGGTGTCAAGCCCTTCCAATTCTATGACACGAGCAGCTATTGAGTCATCAGAGCACAAGGCTGACATTCTTAATAGTGACTTTGTTAGCCACTGGCAAAATTTGCAATTTGGGCGATTCTGTCAAACCTCACGTCATCCACCTTCAATGATGTATCCTTCACCTGTTATGGTACCTCCTGCTTATTTGCAGGGTCGTTATCCTTTGGATGGTCCGGGAAGACCTGACATGAATCTTTTTGCCCAGCTTATGAGCTATGGGCCACGAGTAGTTCCTGCGGCTCCTCTCCAGTCAGTTTCGACTAGACCTACAAATATGTACCAACGGTTTGCTGATGATATGCCTCGGTATCGAAGTGGGACTGGAACCTACCTGCCAAATCCT aaGGCTTCTGCTCGGGATCGACATCCCACAAATAACAGAAGGGCAAATTACAACTATGACAGAAATGACCATCACAGTGATAGAGAAGGAAATTGGAACATGAACCCAAAGTTGCGAGCAACTGGGCGTGGCCATAATCGAAACCAAGCTGAGAAGCTCAACTCAAAGCCAGAGAGGTTGACTAGTGAGAGCCGTGGTGAGAGACCATGGAATGCACATAGACATGACTCCTTCATTTCTCACCAGAATGGTCCAGTCCGAGCAGGTTCCTCACAGAACAACCCTGCCAATGCAGCTTACGGAATGTACTCTATACCAGGCATGAACCCTGGTGGTGTCTCATCAAGCGGACAACCAATGCCATCTGTTGTGATGTTGTACCCTTATGATCATAGCGGTGGCTACAGCCCATCAGCAGAGCAGCTTGAGTTTGGGTCTCTGGGACCAATGGGCTTCCCAGGTGTCAATGAACTTGCACACCCAAATGAGGGAAGTCATTCTGGTGAAGCACTTGAAGATCAAAGGTTTCATGGTGCCTCTGCTCAAAGAGCCTCACCAGATCAACCATCTTCTCCACATATCTCTAG GGGCCCCTGA